From Danio rerio strain Tuebingen ecotype United States chromosome 7, GRCz12tu, whole genome shotgun sequence, the proteins below share one genomic window:
- the tph1b gene encoding tryptophan 5-hydroxylase 1b (The RefSeq protein has 1 substitution compared to this genomic sequence), translated as MLSNKLDGPRRGRSFDSINKNYEEKLLSNELRKTTFHKTDENKDKKLSSKREHAAIVFSLKNEVGGLVKALKLFQDNQVNLLHIESRKSRRRNSELEVLVDCDSDRETLKEIVQLLRKQTSIIAMNSPDKFWTPASDLTEVPWFPKKISDLDKSACRVLMYGSELDADHPGFKDNVYRKRRKYFADLAMSYKHGDPIPHVEFTEEEVKTWGVVFRELNKLYPTHACREYLQNLPLLSQFCGYREDNIPQLEDVSNFLRERTGFTIRPVAGYLSPRDFLAGLAFRVFHCTQYVRHSSDPLYTPEPDTCHELLGHVPLLAEPSFAQFSQELGLASLGASDDAVQKLATCYFFTVEFGLCKQEGSLRAYGAGLLSSISELKHSLSDSAKILPFEPKVTCKQECLITTFQDVYFVSESFEEAKCRMREFAKTIQRPFSLRYNPYTQSVCVLKDMPSINDVVEELRHELDIVGDALCRLSTHLGV; from the exons ATGCTCTCCAACAAGCTTGACGGACCTCGCCGAGGACGATCCTTTGACTCCATCAATAAGAACTACGAAGAGAAGCTACTCAGCAATGAG CTGAGAAAAACTACTTTCCATAAGACTGACGAGAACAAAGACAAGAAACTTTCCTCCAAGAGGGAACATGCCGCGATTGTCTTCTCTCTGAAGAATGAAGTCGGAGGACTTGTCAAGGCATTAAAACTATTTCAG GACAACCAGGTTAACCTTTTGCACATCGAGTCACGTAAATCGAGACGGCGCAACTCAGAGTTAGAAGTGCTGGTGGATTGTGACAGTGATCGAGAAACTCTGAAAGAAATTGTTCAGCTTCTGCGCAAGCAAACAAGCATAATAGCAATGAACTCACCTGATAAGTTCTGGACTCCTGCAAGCG ATCTTGCTGAGGTGCCTTGGTTCCCTAAAAAAATCTCAGATCTGGATAAAAGTGCCTGTCGTGTTCTGATGTACGGCTCAGAATTGGACGCAGATCATCCG GGATTCAAAGACAATGTTTATCGCAAGAGAAGGAAATATTTTGCGGATCTTGCCATGAGTTATAAACA TGGAGATCCCATACCACACGTAGAGTTCACAGAAGAAGAGGTGAAGACATGGGGTGTGGTGTTTCGGGAGTTGAACAAGCTGTACCCCACACATGCCTGTAGAGAATACCTGCAGAACCTGCCTCTGCTCAGCCAGTTCTGTGGATACAGAGAAGACAACATCCCACAGCTGGAGGACGTCTCTAACTTCCTGAGAG AAAGAACCGGCTTCACCATTCGGCCTGTTGCTGGCTATCTGTCACCCAGAGACTTTTTGGCTGGTCTGGCCTTCAGAGTGTTTCACTGTACACAATACGTGCGTCACAGCTCAGATCCTCTTTACACTCCTGAACC GGACACCTGTCATGAGCTGCTAGGCCACGTTCCTCTGTTGGCCGAACCCAGTTTTGCACAGTTCTCTCAGGAATTAGGGTTGGCTTCTCTCGGGGCGTCAGATGATGCTGTGCAGAAATTAGCAACA tGCTATTTCTTCACAGTAGAGTTTGGTCTGTGTAAGCAGGAGGGTTCACTAAGAGCATACGGGGCTGGTCTTCTCTCTTCCATCAGTGAACTTAAG cactctCTCTCAGACTCTGCTAAAATCCTGCCCTTTGAGCCCAAGGTCACCTGCAAACAGGAGTGTCTCATCACCACCTTTCAGGATGTTTACTTTGTGTCTGAGAGCTTTGAAGAAGCCAAATGTAGAATGcg TGAATTTGCAAAGACAATCCAGCGTCCATTCTCTCTACGTTACAACCCATAcacacagagtgtgtgtgtgctgaaggaCATGCCCAGCATCAACGACGTGGTGGAGGAGCTCAGACACGAGCTGGACATTGTGGGAGACGCTCTCTGCAGACTTAGCACACACCTCGGTGTCTGA
- the mns1 gene encoding meiosis-specific nuclear structural protein 1 (The RefSeq protein has 2 substitutions compared to this genomic sequence), translated as MSFTSQRRNISHNHHQKMILEHRKQEERREDHSKRVVKERQLEANLSCEDRIERKRLLRKLQDEEYGKQIEESLLRAEEDKLFRERQLEQEERMAKELARINNEKLRDEKMRQYIKENSVELRELELKLKSAYLNRERAAQMAEKEAMRYETLREEAMIARTMRDEHELAEMEKEKLEQKKYEEVVRYQQELERQLEEKERKRQEAYEEFLKEKHMVDEIVRKIYMEDQMELQLQLDKMKATQRYIEDFKKQQAEWRRMEREKVEAENRRIIEFAQYQQRKEEDRMAKVREREQAKETLHKMLSEQIELEKQQREKMERAREELCLEEQAEAARQQEIEEMEKRIRQRLELQQTQQEMMAFKKLRLQEEKEEEEAFRQTMMAKFAEDDRIEQMNAQKRRMKQLEHKRAVEQLLEERRQQYLAEQEREEQERAVELEREAQRRRIIEEERQRLLKQHATKLLGYLPKGIFKEEDLEHFDEDFKNNFKQRQADIFSDEGWGDDSQ; from the exons ATG TCTTTTACAAGTCAACGGCGCAACATCTCTCACAACCACCATCAGAAGATGATCCTGGAGCACCGCAAACAGGAGGAAAGGCGTGAAGATCATTCCAAACGCGTCGTTAAAGAGCGGCAGCTTGAAGCCAACCTTAGCTGCGAAGACAGAATCGAGAGAAAGCGTCTCCTACGCAAGCTGCAAGATGAAGAGTATGGCAAACAAATCGAGGAATCACTTCTCAGG gCAGAAGAGGACAAATTATTCAGAGAGAGGCAGCTTGAACAGGAGGAGAGGATGGCCAAGGAGCTGGCAAGAATTAATAACGAGAAACTTCGAGATGAGAAGATGAGGCAGTATATTAAAGAGAACAG TGTTGAGCTCCGAGAGCTGGAGTTAAAGCTCAAGTCTGCTTACCTGAATAGAGAGCGGGCAGCACAGATGGCAGAAAAAGAAGCGATGCGATATGAGACATTG AGAGAAGAGGCTATGATTGCACGTACAATGCGGGATGAGCATGAGCTTGCAGAGATGGAGAAGGAGAAGCTGGAGCAGAAGAAGTATGAAGAGGTGGTGCGATACCAGCAAGAACTTGAGCGGCAGCTTGAGGAGAAGGAGCGCAAGAGGCAGGAAGCCTATGAGGAGTTTCTTAAAGAGAAACACATGGTGGATGAAATCGTGCGGAAGATCTATATGGAGGATCAGAT GGAACTTCAGTTACAACTTGATAAGATGAAGGCCACTCAGAGGTACATTGaagattttaaaaagcaacaaGCAGAGTGGAGACGTATGGAGAGAGAGAAGGTGGAAGCAGAGAACAGACGCATCATTGAGTTTGCCCAGTACCAACAGAGGAAGGAGGAGGACAGAATGGCCAAAGTCAGAGAACGAGAGCAGGCAAAGGAGACCCTGCACAAAATG CTTTCTGAGCAGATTGAGTTGGAAAAACAACAGCGAGAGAAGATGGAGCGCGCACGTGAGGAACTTTGCTTGGAAGAGCAGGCAGAAGCTGCAAGGCAACAAGAAATT GAAGAGATGGAGAAGAGGATCCGGCAGCGTCTGGAGCTACAGCAAACACAGCAAGAAATGATGGCCTTCAAGAAGTTGCGCTTACAAGAGGAAAAAGAGGAAGAGGAGGCCTTCAGACAAATGATGATGGCTAAATTTGCAGAAGATGATCGCATTGAGCAGATGAACGCTCAAAAGCGTCGTATGAAACAGCTAGAACACAAACGGGCTGTGGAGCAGCTTCTGGAAGAGAGGAGACAACAGTATCTGGCCGAACAA GAGAGGGAGGAACAGGAGAGAGCAGTTGAACTGGAGAGAGAAGCTCAGCGCAGGAAGATCATTGAAGAGGAGAGACAGAGGCTCCTGAAACAGCATGCGACTAAACTGCTGGGATACCTCCCAAAG gGTATTTTCAAAGAAGAAGACCTGGAGCACTTTGATGaggattttaaaaacaatttcaagcAACGGCAGGCAGATATATTCTCAGATGAGGGCTGGGGAGATGATTCACAGTAG
- the zgc:153219 gene encoding Intelectin-like precursor (The RefSeq protein has 6 substitutions, 1 non-frameshifting indel compared to this genomic sequence), protein MFSELIILSLSFWFCNTAQTNQQETSTNIDDVSINPEIAKFVDRIKYVARSCKEIRDKYHVYEDGLYYLISSRGVLYQTFCDMTTAGGGWTLVASVHENNMYGKCTVGDRWSSEQGSNENRPIGEGTWANKVTFGAAEAATSDDYKNPGYFDIAAQDVSVWHVPNNMELEHWSQGSILRYHTENHFLTLHGGNLFKLFTKFPVRFGIGSCNFDNGPAVPIVYDTGNEESTKKLYGPSARTQFEPGFITFRVLNNEKAAMALCSGAKPTGCNTEHFCIGGGGHFPEGYPKQCGDFTGFDWNGYGTNTEWSASRELTEAAVLLFYR, encoded by the exons atgttttcagaACTCATCATCCTCTCACTGAGTTTTTGGTTCTGTAACACTGCACAAA CAAACCAACAAGAAACATCATCTACTAATATTGATGATGTCAGCATCAACCCTGAGATTGCAAAATTTGTGGACAGAATTAAATATGTTGGTCGAAGTTGCAAAGAAATCCGTGACAAGTACCATGTTTATGAGG ATGGCCTGTACTATCTGATCTCTTCAAGAGGAGTCCTTTACCAGACGTTCTGTGACATGACCACTGCAGGCGGCGGCTGGACGCTGGTGGCCAGTGTTCACGAAAACAACATGTATGGAAAGTGTACAGTTGGTGACCGCTGGTCTAGTGAACAGGGCAGCAATGAAAACCGGCCTATAGGTGAAGGCACATGGGCAAATAAAGTCACATTTGGAGCCGCAGAGGCCGCTACAAGTGATGATTACAAG AATCCGGGATACTATGACATTGCAGCTCAGGATGTTTCTGTGTGGCATGTGCCTAATAATATGGAGTTGGAACACTGGAGCACTGGCTCCATTCTCAGATACCACACTGAAAATCACTTCTTAACCCTACACGGAGGAAACCTATTCAAGTTATTTATG AAATTCCCTGTGAGGTTTGGAATCGGCTCCTGCAACATTGATAATGGACCTGCTGTCCCGATCGTGTATGATACTGGAAATGAAGAATCTACCAAAAAACTGTATGGTCCAAGTGCAAGAA CACAATTTGAGCCTGGATTCATCACATTCAGAGTCTTAAATTATGAAAAGGCAGCTATGGCACTTTGCTCTGGGGCTAAGCCAACTGGCTGTAACACTGAGCAT ttttgtattGGTGGAGGCGGACACTTTCCTGAGGGTTACCCTAAACAATGTGGAGACTTTACGGGTTTTGACTGGAATGGCTATGGTACTAATACAGAATGGAGTGCTTCCAGAGAGCTAACTGAAGCAGCTGTGCTTCTCTTTTATCGCTGA
- the zgc:153219 gene encoding intelectin-like isoform X1, giving the protein MFSELIILSLSFWFCNTAQTNQQETSSTNIDDVSINPEIAKFVDRIKYVGRSCKEIRDKYHVYEDGLYYLISSRGVLYQTFCDMTTAGGGWTLVASVHENNMYGKCTVGDRWSSEQGSNENRPIGEGTWANKVTFGAAEAATSDDYKNPGYYDIAAQDVSVWHVPNNMELEHWSTGSILRYHTENHFLTLHGGNLFKLFMKFPVRFGIGSCNIDNGPAVPIVYDTGNEESTKKLYGPSARTQFEPGFITFRVLNYEKAAMALCSGAKPTGCNTEHFCIGGGGHFPEGYPKQCGDFTGFDWNGYGTNTEWSASRELTEAAVLLFYR; this is encoded by the exons atgttttcagaACTCATCATCCTCTCACTGAGTTTTTGGTTCTGTAACACTGCACAAA CAAACCAACAAGAAACATCATCTACTAATATTGATGATGTCAGCATCAACCCTGAGATTGCAAAATTTGTGGACAGAATTAAATATGTTGGTCGAAGTTGCAAAGAAATCCGTGACAAGTACCATGTTTATGAGG ATGGCCTGTACTATCTGATCTCTTCAAGAGGAGTCCTTTACCAGACGTTCTGTGACATGACCACTGCAGGCGGCGGCTGGACGCTGGTGGCCAGTGTTCACGAAAACAACATGTATGGAAAGTGTACAGTTGGTGACCGCTGGTCTAGTGAACAGGGCAGCAATGAAAACCGGCCTATAGGTGAAGGCACATGGGCAAATAAAGTCACATTTGGAGCCGCAGAGGCCGCTACAAGTGATGATTACAAG AATCCGGGATACTATGACATTGCAGCTCAGGATGTTTCTGTGTGGCATGTGCCTAATAATATGGAGTTGGAACACTGGAGCACTGGCTCCATTCTCAGATACCACACTGAAAATCACTTCTTAACCCTACACGGAGGAAACCTATTCAAGTTATTTATG AAATTCCCTGTGAGGTTTGGAATCGGCTCCTGCAACATTGATAATGGACCTGCTGTCCCGATCGTGTATGATACTGGAAATGAAGAATCTACCAAAAAACTGTATGGTCCAAGTGCAAGAA CACAATTTGAGCCTGGATTCATCACATTCAGAGTCTTAAATTATGAAAAGGCAGCTATGGCACTTTGCTCTGGGGCTAAGCCAACTGGCTGTAACACTGAGCAT ttttgtattGGTGGAGGCGGACACTTTCCTGAGGGTTACCCTAAACAATGTGGAGACTTTACGGGTTTTGACTGGAATGGCTATGGTACTAATACAGAATGGAGTGCTTCCAGAGAGCTAACTGAAGCAGCTGTGCTTCTCTTTTATCGCTGA
- the si:ch211-194p6.8 gene encoding uncharacterized protein isoform X1: MNVKSKTTRNRLLTFEPFNFHCIDRITLSCRRRKFIQVVFLAKMFSGILILSLGLWFCDAKSMGAMYVIQETETPCINISDSNSNHELEKLLDRIKYVARSCKEIRDKYYVYEDGLYYLISSRGVLYQTFCDMTTAGGGWTLVASVHENNMYGKCTVGDRWSSEQGSNANRPEGEGTWANKVTFGAAEAATSDDYKNPGYFDIAAQDVSVWHVPNNMELEHWSTGSILRYHTDNSFLTLHGGNLFRLFKKFPVRFGIGSWNIDNGPAVPIVYDTGNEESTKKLYGPSARTHFEPGFITFRVFNSEKAAMALCSGTKPTGHNTEHFCIGGGGHFPEGYPKQCGDFTGFDWSGYGSNIEWSATREITEAAVLLFYR, from the exons atgaatgtaaagtcTAAGACAACACGTAATAGACTTTTAACCTTTGAACCCTTTAACTTTCATTGTATTGACAGAATAACTTTATCCTGCAGAAGAAGGAAATTCATTCAG GTTGTCTTTCTAGCAAAAATGTTTTCAGGGATCCTCATTTTGTCATTGGGCTTATGGTTCTGTGATGCAAAATCAA TGGGGGCCATGTATGTAATACAAGAAACAGAAACGCCATGTATTAACATCAGTGACTCCAACAGCAACCATGAACTTGAAAAACTTCTGGACAGAATTAAATATGTTGCTCGAAGCTGCAAAGAAATCCGTGACAAGTACTATGTTTATGAGG ATGGCCTGTACTATCTGATCTCTTCAAGAGGAGTCCTTTACCAGACGTTCTGTGACATGACCACTGCAGGCGGCGGCTGGACGCTGGTGGCCAGTGTTCACGAAAACAACATGTATGGAAAGTGTACAGTTGGTGACCGCTGGTCTAGTGAACAAGGCAGCAATGCAAACCGTCCTGAAGGTGAAGGCACATGGGCAAACAAAGTCACATTTGGAGCCGCAGAGGCCGCTACAAGTGATGATTACAAG AATCCGGGATACTTTGACATTGCGGCTCAGGATGTTTCTGTGTGGCATGTGCCTAATAATATGGAGTTGGAACATTGGAGCACTGGCTCCATACTGAGATACCACACTGACAACAGCTTCTTAACCCTACATGGAGGAAACCTTTTCAGACTGTTCAAG AAATTCCCTGTGAGGTTTGGAATTGGCTCCTGGAACATCGATAACGGACCTGCTGTTCCAATTGTGTATGATACTGGAAATGAAGAATCTACCAAAAAACTGTATGGTCCAAGTGCAAGAA cacattttgaGCCTGGATTCATCACATTCAGAGTCTTCAATTCTGAAAAGGCAGCTATGGCTCTTTGTTCAGGCACTAAACCAACTGGGCATAACACTGAACAT TTCTGTATTGGTGGAGGCGGACACTTTCCTGAGGGTTACCCTAAACAATGTGGAGACTTTACGGGTTTTGACTGGAGTGGCTATGGTTCTAATATCGAATGGAGTGCTACTAGAGAGATAACTGAAGCAGCAGTGCTTCTCTTTTATCGCTGA
- the si:ch211-194p6.8 gene encoding uncharacterized protein LOC565204 precursor (The RefSeq protein has 3 substitutions compared to this genomic sequence), with translation MVVFLAKMFSGILILSLGLWFCDAKSMGAMYVIQETETPCINISDSNSNHELEKLLDRIKYVARSCKEIRDKYYVYEDGLYYLISSRGVLYQTFCDMTTAGGGWTLVASVHENNMYGKCTVGDRWSSEQGSNENRPEGEGTWANKVTFGAAEAATSDDYKNPGYFDIAAQDVSVWHVPNNMELEHWSTGSILRYHTDNSFLTLHGGNLFRLFKKFPVRFGIGSWNIDNGPAVPIVYDTGNEESTKKLYGPSARTNFEPGFITFRVFNFEKAAMALCSGTKPTGHNTEHFCIGGGGHFPEGYPKQCGDFTGFDWSGYGSNIEWSATREITEAAVLLFYR, from the exons ATG GTTGTCTTTCTAGCAAAAATGTTTTCAGGGATCCTCATTTTGTCATTGGGCTTATGGTTCTGTGATGCAAAATCAA TGGGGGCCATGTATGTAATACAAGAAACAGAAACGCCATGTATTAACATCAGTGACTCCAACAGCAACCATGAACTTGAAAAACTTCTGGACAGAATTAAATATGTTGCTCGAAGCTGCAAAGAAATCCGTGACAAGTACTATGTTTATGAGG ATGGCCTGTACTATCTGATCTCTTCAAGAGGAGTCCTTTACCAGACGTTCTGTGACATGACCACTGCAGGCGGCGGCTGGACGCTGGTGGCCAGTGTTCACGAAAACAACATGTATGGAAAGTGTACAGTTGGTGACCGCTGGTCTAGTGAACAAGGCAGCAATGCAAACCGTCCTGAAGGTGAAGGCACATGGGCAAACAAAGTCACATTTGGAGCCGCAGAGGCCGCTACAAGTGATGATTACAAG AATCCGGGATACTTTGACATTGCGGCTCAGGATGTTTCTGTGTGGCATGTGCCTAATAATATGGAGTTGGAACATTGGAGCACTGGCTCCATACTGAGATACCACACTGACAACAGCTTCTTAACCCTACATGGAGGAAACCTTTTCAGACTGTTCAAG AAATTCCCTGTGAGGTTTGGAATTGGCTCCTGGAACATCGATAACGGACCTGCTGTTCCAATTGTGTATGATACTGGAAATGAAGAATCTACCAAAAAACTGTATGGTCCAAGTGCAAGAA cacattttgaGCCTGGATTCATCACATTCAGAGTCTTCAATTCTGAAAAGGCAGCTATGGCTCTTTGTTCAGGCACTAAACCAACTGGGCATAACACTGAACAT TTCTGTATTGGTGGAGGCGGACACTTTCCTGAGGGTTACCCTAAACAATGTGGAGACTTTACGGGTTTTGACTGGAGTGGCTATGGTTCTAATATCGAATGGAGTGCTACTAGAGAGATAACTGAAGCAGCAGTGCTTCTCTTTTATCGCTGA
- the si:ch211-194p6.8 gene encoding uncharacterized protein isoform X2, which produces MSNRFVCTKILDVSLCLLQLPLFDIQVVFLAKMFSGILILSLGLWFCDAKSMGAMYVIQETETPCINISDSNSNHELEKLLDRIKYVARSCKEIRDKYYVYEDGLYYLISSRGVLYQTFCDMTTAGGGWTLVASVHENNMYGKCTVGDRWSSEQGSNANRPEGEGTWANKVTFGAAEAATSDDYKNPGYFDIAAQDVSVWHVPNNMELEHWSTGSILRYHTDNSFLTLHGGNLFRLFKKFPVRFGIGSWNIDNGPAVPIVYDTGNEESTKKLYGPSARTHFEPGFITFRVFNSEKAAMALCSGTKPTGHNTEHFCIGGGGHFPEGYPKQCGDFTGFDWSGYGSNIEWSATREITEAAVLLFYR; this is translated from the exons ATGAGTAACAGATTTGTTTGTACTAAGATTTTAGATGTTAGTCTTTGTCTCTTACAGCTTCCCCTTTTTGATATCCAGGTTGTCTTTCTAGCAAAAATGTTTTCAGGGATCCTCATTTTGTCATTGGGCTTATGGTTCTGTGATGCAAAATCAA TGGGGGCCATGTATGTAATACAAGAAACAGAAACGCCATGTATTAACATCAGTGACTCCAACAGCAACCATGAACTTGAAAAACTTCTGGACAGAATTAAATATGTTGCTCGAAGCTGCAAAGAAATCCGTGACAAGTACTATGTTTATGAGG ATGGCCTGTACTATCTGATCTCTTCAAGAGGAGTCCTTTACCAGACGTTCTGTGACATGACCACTGCAGGCGGCGGCTGGACGCTGGTGGCCAGTGTTCACGAAAACAACATGTATGGAAAGTGTACAGTTGGTGACCGCTGGTCTAGTGAACAAGGCAGCAATGCAAACCGTCCTGAAGGTGAAGGCACATGGGCAAACAAAGTCACATTTGGAGCCGCAGAGGCCGCTACAAGTGATGATTACAAG AATCCGGGATACTTTGACATTGCGGCTCAGGATGTTTCTGTGTGGCATGTGCCTAATAATATGGAGTTGGAACATTGGAGCACTGGCTCCATACTGAGATACCACACTGACAACAGCTTCTTAACCCTACATGGAGGAAACCTTTTCAGACTGTTCAAG AAATTCCCTGTGAGGTTTGGAATTGGCTCCTGGAACATCGATAACGGACCTGCTGTTCCAATTGTGTATGATACTGGAAATGAAGAATCTACCAAAAAACTGTATGGTCCAAGTGCAAGAA cacattttgaGCCTGGATTCATCACATTCAGAGTCTTCAATTCTGAAAAGGCAGCTATGGCTCTTTGTTCAGGCACTAAACCAACTGGGCATAACACTGAACAT TTCTGTATTGGTGGAGGCGGACACTTTCCTGAGGGTTACCCTAAACAATGTGGAGACTTTACGGGTTTTGACTGGAGTGGCTATGGTTCTAATATCGAATGGAGTGCTACTAGAGAGATAACTGAAGCAGCAGTGCTTCTCTTTTATCGCTGA
- the si:ch211-194p6.8 gene encoding uncharacterized protein isoform X3, protein MFSGILILSLGLWFCDAKSMGAMYVIQETETPCINISDSNSNHELEKLLDRIKYVARSCKEIRDKYYVYEDGLYYLISSRGVLYQTFCDMTTAGGGWTLVASVHENNMYGKCTVGDRWSSEQGSNANRPEGEGTWANKVTFGAAEAATSDDYKNPGYFDIAAQDVSVWHVPNNMELEHWSTGSILRYHTDNSFLTLHGGNLFRLFKKFPVRFGIGSWNIDNGPAVPIVYDTGNEESTKKLYGPSARTHFEPGFITFRVFNSEKAAMALCSGTKPTGHNTEHFCIGGGGHFPEGYPKQCGDFTGFDWSGYGSNIEWSATREITEAAVLLFYR, encoded by the exons ATGTTTTCAGGGATCCTCATTTTGTCATTGGGCTTATGGTTCTGTGATGCAAAATCAA TGGGGGCCATGTATGTAATACAAGAAACAGAAACGCCATGTATTAACATCAGTGACTCCAACAGCAACCATGAACTTGAAAAACTTCTGGACAGAATTAAATATGTTGCTCGAAGCTGCAAAGAAATCCGTGACAAGTACTATGTTTATGAGG ATGGCCTGTACTATCTGATCTCTTCAAGAGGAGTCCTTTACCAGACGTTCTGTGACATGACCACTGCAGGCGGCGGCTGGACGCTGGTGGCCAGTGTTCACGAAAACAACATGTATGGAAAGTGTACAGTTGGTGACCGCTGGTCTAGTGAACAAGGCAGCAATGCAAACCGTCCTGAAGGTGAAGGCACATGGGCAAACAAAGTCACATTTGGAGCCGCAGAGGCCGCTACAAGTGATGATTACAAG AATCCGGGATACTTTGACATTGCGGCTCAGGATGTTTCTGTGTGGCATGTGCCTAATAATATGGAGTTGGAACATTGGAGCACTGGCTCCATACTGAGATACCACACTGACAACAGCTTCTTAACCCTACATGGAGGAAACCTTTTCAGACTGTTCAAG AAATTCCCTGTGAGGTTTGGAATTGGCTCCTGGAACATCGATAACGGACCTGCTGTTCCAATTGTGTATGATACTGGAAATGAAGAATCTACCAAAAAACTGTATGGTCCAAGTGCAAGAA cacattttgaGCCTGGATTCATCACATTCAGAGTCTTCAATTCTGAAAAGGCAGCTATGGCTCTTTGTTCAGGCACTAAACCAACTGGGCATAACACTGAACAT TTCTGTATTGGTGGAGGCGGACACTTTCCTGAGGGTTACCCTAAACAATGTGGAGACTTTACGGGTTTTGACTGGAGTGGCTATGGTTCTAATATCGAATGGAGTGCTACTAGAGAGATAACTGAAGCAGCAGTGCTTCTCTTTTATCGCTGA
- the itln2 gene encoding intelectin-2 precursor (The RefSeq protein has 3 substitutions compared to this genomic sequence) yields MGMAAFLTKMLLGFLFSVTLSLWFCEAKSMGAMYVIQETETPCINISDSNSNHELEKLLDRIKYIARSCKEIRDKYHVYEDGLYYLISSRGVLYQTFCDMTTAGGGWTLVASVHENNMYGKCTVGDRWSSEQGSNANRPEGEGTWANKVTFGAAEAATSDDYKNPGYFEIAAQDVSVWHVPNNMELEHWSTGSILRYHTENRFLTLHGGNLFSLFKKFPVRFGIGVCNTNNGPAAPIVYDTGNVDSTKTLYGPSTRSQFEPGFITFRVFNTEKAAMALCSGVKPIGCHTEYFCIGGGGHFPEGVPKQCGDFTGFDWNGYGTNTGNSASREIIEAAVLLFYR; encoded by the exons ATGGGAATG GCTGCCTTTCTTACAAAAATGTTGTTAGGGTTCCTTTTCAGTGTCACATTGAGCTTATGGTTCTGTGAAGCTAAATCAA tggggGCTATGTATGTAATACAAGAAACAGAAACGCCATGTATTAACATCAGTGATTCCAACAGCAACCATGAGCTTGAAAAACTTCTGGATAGAATTAAATACATTGCTTGAAGCTGCAAAGAAATCCGTGACAAGTACCATGTTTATGAGG ATGGCCTGTACTATCTGATCTCTTCAAGAGGAGTCCTTTACCAGACGTTCTGTGACATGACCACTGCAGGTGGCGGCTGGACGCTGGTGGCCAGTGTTCACGAAAACAACATGTATGGAAAGTGTACAGTTGGTGACCGCTGGTCTAGTGAACAAGGCAGCAATGCAAACCGGCCTGAAGGTGAAGGCACATGGGCAAACAAAGTCACATTTGGAGCCGCAGAGGCCGCTACAAGTGATGATTACAAG AATCCGGGATACTTTGAAATTGCAGCTCAGGATGTTTCTGTGTGGCATGTTCCTAATAATATGGAGTTGGAACACTGGAGCACTGGCTCCATCCTCAGATACCACACTGAAAATCGCTTCTTAACCCTACATGGAggaaatttatttagtttgttcaag AAATTCCCTGTGAGGTTTGGAATTGGTGTGTGCAATACTAATAATGGACCTGCTGCTCCAATCGTGTATGATACTGGCAATGTGGATTCTACCAAAACCCTATATGGTCCTAGTACAAGAT CACAATTTGAGCCTGGATTCATCACATTTAGAGTCTTCAATACTGAGAAGGCAGCCATGGCTCTTTGTTCAGGCGTTAAACCAATTGGCTGTCACACTGAATAT TTCTGTATTGGTGGAGGCGGACACTTTCCTGAGGGGGTCCCTAAACAGTGTGGAGACTTTACTGGTTTTGACTGGAATGGCTACGGTACTAACACAGGCAACAGTGCTTCCAGAGAGATGACTGAAGCAGCAGTGCTTCTATTTTATCGCTGA